From Mycolicibacterium nivoides, a single genomic window includes:
- a CDS encoding metallophosphoesterase family protein, producing MTDPHTMTRRQLIRHGAWFGAAVGLAVVGGEVISHAATSRTADVARPTVRFAQISDSHIGFTGAANPDVAGSFGRAVEQINSLDYTPDFVIHTGDLTHLSTPAQFDEVKQMMQGIDTPHVFTVPGEHDSVDDAGQKYRSVFGAGTRGDGWYSFDIAGVHVIGLVNTLNLKKLGHLGVDQLDFIEKDVAPLSSDTPIVVFSHIPLFAMYPDWGWSTDDAAQALSHLRRFASVTCLNGHVHQLFSKTEGNVTFYSGTTTAYPLPHPGDGPAPKPLILPAGRLHDVLGIREVSYTRGTSALALKEDRLL from the coding sequence ATGACCGATCCCCACACCATGACGCGCCGCCAGCTCATCCGGCACGGCGCCTGGTTTGGTGCAGCGGTCGGTCTCGCCGTGGTCGGCGGCGAGGTCATCTCCCACGCGGCCACCTCACGCACCGCCGACGTCGCGCGGCCGACGGTGCGTTTCGCTCAGATCAGTGACAGCCACATAGGATTCACCGGCGCCGCCAACCCCGACGTGGCCGGGTCATTCGGCCGGGCCGTCGAGCAGATCAACTCGCTGGACTACACACCGGATTTCGTGATCCACACCGGCGACCTCACCCACCTGTCGACCCCCGCACAGTTCGACGAGGTCAAGCAGATGATGCAGGGAATCGACACACCGCACGTGTTCACCGTGCCGGGTGAACACGACTCTGTCGACGATGCGGGCCAGAAGTACCGGTCGGTGTTCGGCGCGGGCACCCGCGGAGACGGTTGGTACAGCTTCGACATCGCCGGGGTTCATGTCATCGGGCTGGTCAACACGCTGAATCTGAAGAAACTCGGACACCTCGGTGTCGATCAGCTCGACTTCATCGAGAAGGACGTCGCCCCGTTGTCGTCGGACACGCCGATCGTGGTATTCAGCCACATTCCGTTGTTCGCGATGTACCCGGATTGGGGCTGGAGTACCGACGACGCTGCTCAGGCGCTGAGCCACCTGCGCCGGTTCGCCTCGGTCACCTGCCTCAATGGGCATGTCCACCAGCTGTTCTCGAAGACCGAGGGGAATGTGACGTTCTACAGCGGCACCACCACGGCCTATCCGCTGCCGCATCCCGGCGACGGACCCGCACCGAAACCTCTTATCCTTCCGGCCGGCCGCCTGCACGACGTCCTGGGGATCCGGGAGGTCAGCTATACCAGGGGCACCTCGGCACTGGCCCTCAAGGAGGATCGGCTGCTATGA
- a CDS encoding cupredoxin domain-containing protein — MAPMHGMAPAAPASTPQAPVAGTAVSIDNFAFAPAMLTVHRGDTVTWTNHDEEPHTVAAEDGSFRSPGMGANATFSFTFTNPGSYDYICSVHPVMHGTVVVTP; from the coding sequence ATGGCCCCGATGCACGGTATGGCCCCGGCAGCACCGGCGAGCACACCGCAGGCTCCGGTGGCCGGCACTGCGGTGAGCATCGACAACTTCGCCTTCGCGCCCGCCATGCTGACGGTGCACCGCGGCGACACGGTGACCTGGACCAATCACGATGAGGAACCGCACACAGTCGCGGCCGAGGACGGGTCGTTCCGCTCCCCCGGTATGGGCGCCAACGCCACTTTCAGCTTCACCTTCACCAACCCGGGCAGCTACGACTACATCTGCTCGGTCCATCCCGTCATGCACGGCACCGTGGTGGTGACACCATGA
- a CDS encoding ABC transporter permease has translation MTTLQRPMARSAVRTLLTSGGAVLAILAVWTVFIGLADVSSYVAKSPVDVWNYLFADADAAAHRAGIATNLARTAVDASYGFVLGLALAAGVSLLFYFSRTVESMFLPAVTALHAIPMVTIAPILVLIFDRGALGTAVIGAAIVVVPALLTMLHGIRSTPRTDVEMIVAYGGSTWSAFRKVALPHAIPTWFAAARVAVTTSVVGALLAEWLATGEGLGGQMLRDANEFEFARLWASVVVLTVACVLVYQIVSVIEAAVTARMSAPR, from the coding sequence ATGACGACTCTGCAGAGGCCGATGGCCCGCAGCGCCGTACGCACGCTGCTGACCTCGGGCGGCGCGGTGCTCGCGATCCTCGCGGTGTGGACGGTGTTCATCGGTCTGGCCGATGTGAGCTCGTATGTGGCCAAGTCGCCGGTCGACGTCTGGAACTACTTGTTCGCGGACGCTGACGCTGCGGCGCACCGGGCAGGTATCGCGACGAATCTCGCCAGGACCGCTGTCGACGCCTCGTACGGATTCGTCCTCGGACTCGCTCTGGCGGCGGGTGTCTCGCTGCTGTTCTATTTCTCCAGGACCGTCGAGAGCATGTTCCTGCCGGCCGTCACGGCGCTGCATGCGATCCCGATGGTGACCATCGCTCCGATCCTTGTGCTGATCTTCGACCGCGGTGCGCTCGGCACCGCTGTCATCGGAGCGGCCATCGTCGTGGTACCCGCGTTGCTCACCATGCTGCACGGGATACGCAGCACACCGCGGACCGACGTCGAGATGATCGTCGCCTACGGCGGCTCCACCTGGTCGGCGTTCCGGAAGGTTGCCCTGCCCCACGCGATTCCCACCTGGTTCGCCGCCGCGCGCGTCGCGGTGACCACCTCTGTCGTCGGTGCGCTCTTGGCGGAATGGCTGGCCACAGGCGAGGGACTGGGCGGTCAGATGCTGCGCGATGCCAACGAATTCGAGTTCGCACGGCTGTGGGCATCGGTCGTCGTACTCACGGTCGCCTGTGTCCTCGTCTACCAGATCGTCAGCGTCATCGAGGCCGCTGTCACCGCCCGCATGAGTGCTCCTCGCTGA
- a CDS encoding ABC transporter substrate-binding protein gives MNNLLGRRQFLTRGIAFGGLALAAPAALAACVSGESSGAADGFGVASQRLSWIKNTQFAGSFIADKKGYYTDAGFSGADLVSGGPTAPPIESDVLSRTFAGVSQVPIVGSAVAKGAPLKIVGAVYSRYAGCIMSMADKPIKNPEDLYGKTIGCASSSEPVWRNFMSALKLDSSRINTVPVQGDPIGMTAGEIDGYLGFINSQVVDLRHKGFDINTMLLADVGFPLVGQTYITTQENIEKNRDKLKAFLHAEIRGWRDVLDNPKLATDLTVNEYGKDLHLNPEATYDCCLAGNELIRNGKSSQQILAISDETAAANVEAIAAGGLNLSVDDLFELGPIREVYEQNPDLALT, from the coding sequence ATGAACAATCTTCTCGGTCGGCGCCAGTTCCTCACCAGAGGCATCGCATTCGGCGGCCTCGCGCTGGCCGCACCGGCGGCGCTGGCCGCCTGTGTCTCAGGCGAATCAAGCGGAGCTGCCGACGGATTCGGCGTGGCCTCCCAACGGCTGTCGTGGATCAAGAACACCCAGTTCGCCGGGAGCTTCATCGCCGACAAGAAGGGCTACTACACCGACGCCGGCTTCAGCGGTGCCGACCTGGTCTCCGGCGGACCGACCGCCCCACCGATCGAGTCGGACGTGCTGTCGCGCACCTTCGCGGGGGTGTCGCAGGTGCCGATCGTCGGATCGGCTGTCGCCAAGGGGGCGCCGCTGAAGATCGTCGGTGCGGTCTACAGCCGCTATGCGGGCTGCATCATGTCGATGGCGGACAAGCCGATCAAGAATCCGGAGGATTTGTACGGCAAGACAATCGGATGTGCGTCGTCGAGCGAGCCCGTCTGGCGGAACTTCATGTCGGCCCTGAAGCTGGACTCCTCCCGAATCAACACGGTCCCGGTCCAGGGAGATCCCATCGGTATGACCGCCGGCGAGATCGACGGCTACCTCGGTTTCATCAACAGCCAGGTTGTCGACCTCCGGCACAAGGGGTTCGACATCAACACCATGCTGCTGGCCGACGTCGGATTCCCGCTCGTAGGGCAGACCTACATCACCACCCAGGAGAACATCGAGAAGAACCGGGACAAACTCAAGGCGTTCCTGCACGCCGAGATTCGCGGGTGGCGCGACGTCCTCGACAACCCCAAGTTGGCAACGGATCTCACGGTCAACGAGTACGGCAAAGACCTGCATCTGAACCCCGAGGCCACCTACGACTGCTGCCTGGCGGGCAACGAACTGATCCGCAATGGCAAGTCTTCACAGCAGATCCTGGCGATCTCCGACGAAACCGCGGCCGCGAACGTCGAGGCCATCGCCGCGGGAGGGCTGAACCTGTCCGTCGACGACCTGTTCGAGCTCGGCCCCATTCGCGAAGTCTACGAACAGAACCCGGACCTGGCGCTGACCTAG
- the allB gene encoding allantoinase AllB, whose translation MTAPPTPDLVVTGGTVVSHDGRRRQDVAVADGRVIAVGDDLAMEGVPTVDAAGLLVLPGLVDVHVHLREPGMTEKEDFASGTSAAAAGGVTTVVDMPNTKPPVATAERYQQKLDLVRNKAYVDFGLYGMLDHDNADEIAGMAELGAMGFKLFMGQTTGDNRCPNDAAIFRGLEAAADADLVVGVHAENDHLLRMFGDRLQAEGRRDPRAHLEGRPAFVEVEAITRIITMATEAKTKLHIHHLSTAAGLQRVMDMRAQGHRVSIEALVSHLFLDESAYDTYGNLIKLNPPIRPATDVAALWAGIDRGDVDVVATDHAPHTVTEQAETDVWKAYGGFIGVETMLPLMLTAAARGRLTVEDIVRLCSYTPARRWSMADKGRIAPGFDADLVLVDPGTEVVLDQASLHSKHNVTPYHGWELTGSVVATYLRGQLVYEKGEVVGAPAGRQVKPVREVMR comes from the coding sequence ATGACCGCTCCACCCACCCCGGACCTCGTCGTAACCGGAGGCACCGTGGTGTCCCACGATGGCCGCCGCCGCCAGGACGTCGCCGTGGCCGACGGACGCGTCATCGCCGTTGGCGATGACCTTGCGATGGAAGGGGTTCCGACGGTCGACGCGGCCGGGCTGCTGGTGCTTCCCGGCCTGGTCGACGTGCACGTGCACCTCCGCGAACCGGGCATGACCGAGAAGGAAGACTTCGCAAGCGGCACGTCGGCCGCGGCCGCGGGCGGGGTGACCACCGTCGTGGACATGCCCAACACGAAACCGCCGGTCGCCACAGCGGAGCGCTATCAGCAGAAGCTCGATCTGGTGCGGAACAAGGCATACGTGGATTTCGGGCTCTACGGAATGCTGGATCACGACAACGCAGACGAGATCGCGGGTATGGCCGAGCTGGGCGCCATGGGATTCAAGCTCTTCATGGGACAGACGACGGGCGACAACCGCTGCCCCAACGACGCCGCGATATTCCGTGGTCTGGAGGCAGCCGCCGACGCGGATCTGGTTGTCGGTGTCCACGCCGAGAACGACCACCTGCTGCGGATGTTCGGGGACCGGCTGCAAGCCGAGGGCCGGCGGGATCCCCGTGCCCATCTGGAGGGCAGGCCGGCGTTCGTGGAGGTCGAGGCGATCACCCGGATCATCACCATGGCCACCGAAGCCAAGACCAAGCTGCACATCCACCACCTGTCCACAGCCGCGGGCCTGCAACGCGTCATGGACATGCGGGCTCAGGGGCACCGGGTCAGCATCGAAGCCCTGGTCTCGCACCTGTTCCTCGACGAAAGTGCCTATGACACCTACGGAAACCTGATCAAGCTGAACCCGCCGATCCGCCCGGCGACCGACGTCGCCGCGCTGTGGGCGGGCATCGACCGGGGTGACGTCGACGTGGTCGCTACTGACCACGCTCCGCACACCGTCACCGAACAGGCCGAGACCGACGTGTGGAAGGCCTACGGCGGATTCATCGGCGTCGAGACGATGCTCCCACTGATGCTGACCGCCGCCGCCCGGGGCAGGCTGACGGTCGAGGACATCGTGCGATTGTGTTCCTACACCCCGGCACGGCGCTGGTCGATGGCCGACAAGGGCCGGATCGCACCGGGTTTCGATGCCGACCTCGTGCTCGTCGATCCCGGCACAGAGGTGGTCCTGGACCAGGCCAGCCTGCACTCCAAGCACAACGTCACGCCCTATCACGGGTGGGAACTGACCGGCAGTGTGGTCGCCACCTATCTGCGCGGCCAGTTGGTCTACGAGAAGGGGGAGGTGGTCGGTGCGCCGGCCGGGCGACAGGTGAAGCCGGTACGGGAGGTCATGCGATGA
- a CDS encoding GntR family transcriptional regulator — translation MSPLDTALADSTTGEPLSVRERVYRYLRQQITTGEYAGGIRLTEEEIAEDLGVSRTPIREALQRLTSEGLVERVRRGQLVVVEVDAAARAELHELRVAFDQVAAKLITAKCAQVDWDSLYAGLDPLAAALREHGVVSPQYAMAHLEFHMAINRAAFCPITSSFLERQAFLYPTDDYVQQSGHEPISQHRTLLDDLASGDLDRAATAMRVHALRGHGNTSLS, via the coding sequence ATGAGCCCTTTGGACACTGCCCTCGCCGATTCCACGACCGGCGAACCGCTGAGCGTGCGTGAGCGGGTGTACCGCTACCTCCGTCAGCAGATCACCACCGGTGAATACGCGGGTGGGATCCGGCTGACCGAGGAGGAGATCGCCGAGGATCTCGGGGTCAGCCGCACGCCGATACGTGAGGCGCTGCAGCGCTTGACGAGTGAAGGACTCGTCGAACGGGTCAGGCGCGGTCAGCTCGTCGTGGTTGAGGTCGACGCCGCCGCCCGCGCCGAACTGCACGAACTGCGGGTGGCGTTCGATCAGGTCGCCGCCAAGCTGATCACTGCCAAATGCGCTCAAGTGGACTGGGATTCGCTGTACGCCGGGCTGGACCCGCTTGCGGCCGCGCTGCGTGAGCACGGCGTTGTCAGCCCGCAGTACGCGATGGCGCATCTGGAGTTCCACATGGCCATCAACCGGGCCGCCTTCTGCCCGATCACATCGTCGTTTCTGGAGCGTCAGGCATTCCTGTATCCGACCGACGATTACGTCCAGCAGTCGGGCCATGAGCCGATCTCCCAGCACCGAACCCTGCTCGACGACCTCGCCAGTGGCGACCTCGATCGGGCCGCCACCGCCATGCGCGTGCACGCGCTACGCGGCCATGGCAACACCAGTTTGAGCTGA
- a CDS encoding allophanate hydrolase-related protein, producing MSHETVLMFVNGQAMTGGPLNDALASARFVGPVRTAPAYRFFSFGDVFPGLAPVRDGGWSVPGEIYEMTYAELRENLLPREPAELELSVIQLEDGRGALSMVCRSVPTGDDLAREITAPGGWRQHLGEPAGSR from the coding sequence ATGTCACACGAGACTGTCCTGATGTTCGTCAACGGCCAGGCCATGACCGGCGGGCCGCTCAACGATGCCCTGGCCTCGGCCCGCTTCGTCGGTCCGGTGCGCACCGCCCCGGCATACCGGTTCTTCTCCTTCGGTGACGTATTTCCCGGGCTGGCACCGGTACGCGACGGCGGCTGGTCGGTGCCCGGGGAGATCTACGAGATGACCTATGCCGAACTGCGTGAGAATCTGTTGCCGCGTGAGCCCGCCGAGCTCGAGCTATCGGTGATTCAACTCGAAGACGGCCGAGGTGCACTGAGCATGGTGTGCCGTTCGGTGCCGACCGGCGATGACTTGGCACGTGAGATCACCGCGCCCGGTGGGTGGCGACAGCACCTGGGCGAGCCCGCCGGATCGCGGTGA
- a CDS encoding RNA polymerase sigma factor — translation MPAGRERPELRIVPEGCYSSWEAVYDDNVTWVYRLLYARLGSRSDAEDLTSEVFLAAFRPLRLSASVAEVRSYLRATARTVLAAHWRATMGREITVIDDDVAAPDPGPDAETSTAPQRVAAVLAQLPPQYRRVLELRFLQGRSVRESAKDMGVSVANAKVLQHRALRLAAQINEGESR, via the coding sequence ATGCCGGCCGGACGTGAGCGCCCCGAACTGCGAATCGTGCCGGAGGGCTGTTACTCGAGCTGGGAAGCCGTGTACGACGACAACGTGACGTGGGTGTACCGGTTGCTCTATGCACGGCTGGGCAGCCGTTCCGACGCCGAGGACCTCACCTCCGAGGTGTTCCTGGCCGCGTTTCGGCCGCTGCGGCTCTCGGCGAGCGTGGCCGAAGTCCGCTCGTATCTGCGTGCCACCGCCCGTACCGTGCTCGCGGCGCATTGGCGGGCCACCATGGGACGCGAGATCACCGTCATCGACGACGACGTGGCCGCGCCCGACCCCGGTCCGGACGCCGAGACCAGTACGGCCCCGCAACGCGTCGCCGCAGTCCTGGCGCAGCTGCCGCCCCAGTACCGCCGGGTGCTCGAACTACGTTTCCTGCAGGGCCGTTCGGTTCGGGAATCGGCGAAAGACATGGGAGTCAGCGTCGCCAACGCGAAGGTGCTGCAACACCGGGCGTTGCGATTGGCGGCTCAGATCAACGAGGGAGAGTCACGGTGA
- a CDS encoding amidohydrolase family protein — MEQTSPVAHGRAVPVLHNATLPDGRVVDVHLERGRVREVVPAAGRLAVGDELDLTGHLLLTAPAEPHAHLDKALSFDEIRPPMGDLGAAIAAWERHTPTLTVEGIAERARRAALLLLGNGTTAVRSHVNLLRGDDPLRGIRALVEVRAELASVMDIQIVAMAPYFAEDAAVHAALDLGADLVGGHPHQTPDPSGNLQRLLTIARSRNVGVDMHTDEQLNPMMLTLEELAHSVRDWPKSMPVTAGHCVSLGMVQADVLDRVIRAVKDSDVGIVSLPITNLYLQGWADPVATPRGLTAVRALLDAGVRVAGGADNVRDPYNPLGRSDALETAMLLVTAGHLSVDEAYRAVSEGARDIMGLPVAGAAAGLSADLLAIRSSSLEEAVAGAPQDRIVLSRGRFVSISRTSRSCVATS; from the coding sequence ATGGAACAAACATCGCCGGTAGCCCATGGGCGCGCCGTGCCGGTCCTGCACAACGCCACGCTGCCGGACGGCCGCGTCGTCGACGTGCACCTCGAACGGGGAAGAGTGCGCGAGGTGGTCCCCGCAGCGGGACGGTTGGCGGTCGGAGACGAACTCGACCTCACGGGACATCTGCTGCTGACCGCTCCCGCGGAGCCGCATGCCCACCTGGACAAAGCCCTGTCCTTCGACGAGATCCGGCCTCCGATGGGAGATCTGGGTGCGGCGATCGCCGCATGGGAACGTCACACCCCGACCCTGACCGTCGAGGGGATCGCGGAGCGTGCCCGCAGGGCAGCGCTGCTGTTGCTCGGCAACGGCACCACCGCGGTGCGGTCGCACGTCAACCTGTTGCGCGGAGACGATCCACTGCGCGGCATCCGTGCGCTGGTCGAGGTCCGAGCGGAACTCGCCTCGGTCATGGACATCCAGATCGTGGCCATGGCCCCGTACTTCGCCGAGGACGCGGCCGTGCACGCGGCCCTGGACCTGGGCGCCGATCTTGTCGGCGGTCATCCGCACCAGACCCCGGATCCGAGCGGAAACCTGCAGCGATTGTTGACGATTGCGCGATCCCGCAACGTCGGTGTCGACATGCATACCGACGAACAACTCAATCCGATGATGCTGACGCTGGAAGAACTCGCCCATTCGGTGCGGGACTGGCCGAAGTCGATGCCGGTGACGGCCGGGCACTGCGTCAGTCTGGGGATGGTGCAAGCCGACGTGCTCGATCGGGTGATCCGCGCGGTGAAGGACAGCGATGTGGGGATCGTCAGCCTCCCGATCACAAATCTGTACCTGCAGGGCTGGGCCGATCCCGTCGCCACACCGCGCGGGCTCACCGCCGTCCGTGCGCTGTTGGACGCCGGTGTCCGCGTCGCCGGCGGCGCCGATAATGTGCGTGACCCGTACAACCCGCTGGGCCGTAGCGATGCGCTGGAGACCGCGATGTTGCTGGTGACGGCCGGGCATCTGTCGGTCGACGAGGCCTACCGTGCCGTCAGCGAGGGCGCACGCGACATCATGGGTCTGCCGGTGGCAGGGGCGGCTGCCGGCTTGTCCGCGGATCTGCTGGCCATCCGGTCGTCGAGCCTGGAGGAGGCGGTGGCCGGGGCACCACAGGATCGAATTGTGCTGAGCCGCGGCAGGTTCGTGTCGATCAGCCGGACCAGTCGGTCCTGCGTCGCCACGTCATAG
- a CDS encoding Rieske (2Fe-2S) protein: MTRRGVRKYVDDLLAGRRPEPFPADDFDAAQIRTAIELRAVGPDADEPRPEFVEDLKNRIAQQLSQGDSGQPAPARQGPSATRRQVIVGTAAAATAAVAAVSIDHVVTGREQPAEPAQADGSDLVPNDGEWLPVARSADLDEGSVLSFDLGTVSGFVRRAGGKVDAVSGVCTHQGCKLWLDGAADSLRCPCHVTSFSPAGQVLTHQLPIAPKPLPHFDVRERDGNIEVLAPRPV; encoded by the coding sequence GTGACCAGGCGAGGGGTACGCAAATACGTCGACGATCTACTCGCCGGGCGTCGGCCGGAACCCTTCCCCGCCGACGATTTCGACGCTGCCCAGATCCGCACGGCGATCGAACTGCGGGCAGTCGGGCCCGACGCGGACGAGCCACGGCCCGAGTTTGTGGAGGACCTCAAGAACCGTATCGCCCAACAGCTTTCCCAGGGAGACTCGGGCCAACCGGCGCCTGCGCGGCAAGGGCCGTCGGCCACCCGCCGGCAGGTCATCGTGGGTACCGCAGCAGCGGCGACCGCGGCCGTCGCCGCCGTCTCGATCGACCATGTGGTCACCGGTCGGGAGCAGCCCGCCGAACCCGCGCAGGCCGACGGTTCGGACCTGGTGCCCAACGACGGTGAGTGGCTGCCGGTGGCGAGGAGTGCCGATCTCGACGAAGGTTCGGTGCTGTCGTTCGACCTCGGCACCGTGTCGGGATTCGTCCGACGGGCGGGAGGCAAGGTCGACGCGGTGTCGGGGGTGTGCACTCATCAGGGGTGCAAGCTGTGGCTCGACGGTGCTGCGGACAGCCTGCGTTGCCCGTGCCATGTGACGTCGTTCTCACCGGCCGGCCAGGTGCTCACACACCAACTCCCGATCGCTCCGAAACCGCTGCCGCACTTCGATGTCCGCGAACGCGACGGGAACATCGAGGTGTTGGCCCCGCGGCCGGTCTGA
- a CDS encoding acetamidase/formamidase family protein, with protein MPILQAGIDPRTAEHYLWCNSETISWGTLPTPETVPVLTVDSGRTVTFDTVSQEGLMEDQGRDPVAYFGRHGVERTDVLADAIDLAASDLRKPVPPKAPHIVLGPVHVRGARPGDWLRVDFLDLRPRVPYGVVSSRHQRGALPDRLPRESDGSIPAVFSKFCRLDGTRTRAVFEFGSGRATIGVRPFMGLCGVTPAGPEARSTIPPGPFGGNMDVRDIVVGSSLYLPVQVPGAGFYLGDPHFAQGNGEIALTALEGSLRITARLTVVTALTPARAPMPFVDTDDHWIILGMNESLDEAMRQCAQLSVDFLSAHTGMTPSEAYLYLSAAGDFSVTQVVDIVKGVHCAIRKSDFC; from the coding sequence ATGCCGATCCTGCAGGCCGGGATCGACCCACGGACCGCCGAGCACTATCTGTGGTGCAACAGCGAAACCATCAGTTGGGGAACGCTTCCCACACCCGAGACGGTACCGGTGCTCACCGTGGACAGCGGCCGGACCGTCACCTTCGACACAGTGTCGCAGGAAGGGCTGATGGAAGACCAGGGCCGTGACCCGGTCGCCTACTTCGGCCGCCATGGTGTCGAGCGCACCGACGTACTCGCCGACGCCATCGATCTGGCAGCGTCCGACCTGCGCAAGCCGGTCCCGCCGAAGGCGCCGCACATCGTGCTCGGGCCGGTGCACGTTCGCGGTGCCCGGCCGGGCGACTGGCTACGCGTCGACTTCCTGGACCTGCGACCGCGCGTCCCCTACGGCGTCGTCTCCAGCCGGCATCAACGCGGTGCGCTGCCGGATCGGCTGCCGCGAGAGTCCGACGGCAGCATCCCCGCGGTGTTCAGCAAGTTCTGCCGGCTCGACGGAACCCGAACGCGTGCCGTGTTCGAATTCGGCAGTGGCCGAGCCACAATCGGGGTCCGCCCGTTCATGGGTCTGTGCGGCGTGACCCCCGCGGGCCCGGAGGCACGCAGCACCATCCCGCCGGGTCCGTTCGGGGGCAACATGGATGTGCGGGACATCGTGGTCGGCAGCTCCCTGTACCTACCGGTCCAGGTGCCCGGCGCCGGGTTCTACCTCGGGGACCCCCACTTCGCGCAGGGCAACGGTGAAATCGCCCTGACCGCCCTCGAAGGATCGTTGCGGATCACGGCCCGCCTGACGGTCGTGACCGCGCTGACACCGGCCCGTGCGCCGATGCCGTTCGTCGACACCGACGATCACTGGATCATTCTCGGAATGAACGAAAGCCTCGACGAGGCGATGCGTCAGTGTGCTCAACTGTCGGTCGACTTCCTGTCGGCGCACACCGGGATGACACCCAGCGAGGCTTACCTCTATCTCAGTGCGGCCGGGGACTTCTCGGTCACCCAGGTGGTCGACATCGTCAAGGGTGTGCACTGCGCGATTCGCAAGAGTGACTTCTGCTAG